Within Leptospira limi, the genomic segment TGCCGCCATACCAACTGAAAAACGAGGAAAAGTATTCCTTGTGGGAGCAGGACCTGGAGATCCAGAGTTACTCACCATCAAAGCATTAAAAATTCTGAGAAAAGCAGATATTGTTTTTTATGATGATTTAGTTTCACCTCGGATCCTTGGAGTGTGTAGGAAAAGGATTCAGATGGTTTATGTAGGGAAACGATCGGGAATTCATAGTTGTCTACAAGAGGATATCAATCAAAAACTCATCCAAGCAACACATGATCATCATACTATTGTTAGATTAAAAGGTGGAGATCCTTCAATTTTCGGTAGGGTCGGTGAAGAGGTTGCATCAATCCTCCAAGAAGGAATCCAATGTGAAATTGTGGCAGGAATCACAACTGCGTCTGGTGTTGCATCTTCACTTGGTTTCCCTTTAACACATAGAGATTATGCAAGGGAAATTCTATTTTTATCAGGTCACAAAAAAGAAGGAGTCAATTCTGATTCCTTTCAAAACGTAAACTGTATCGGGAAAACCATTATCATTTATATGGGTTTAAATTCACTTGGAACGATTGTTTCCGAACTTATCAATTCGGGAAATTCAAAAGAAACAAAAATGGCTGTGATTCAAAATGCCACCTTAGAATCGGAACGAGTTTTTACAGGGAATCTGGAAACAATGGAATCCATAGTAGAGGAAAACAATGTGAAGTCACCTGCGATCATCGTCGTTGGAGAGATTGTTCGATTTTATGAAGAAATAAAAACATTAAAAAATGACTGTGCTTCAATTCTA encodes:
- the cobA gene encoding uroporphyrinogen-III C-methyltransferase, producing MNAAIPTEKRGKVFLVGAGPGDPELLTIKALKILRKADIVFYDDLVSPRILGVCRKRIQMVYVGKRSGIHSCLQEDINQKLIQATHDHHTIVRLKGGDPSIFGRVGEEVASILQEGIQCEIVAGITTASGVASSLGFPLTHRDYAREILFLSGHKKEGVNSDSFQNVNCIGKTIIIYMGLNSLGTIVSELINSGNSKETKMAVIQNATLESERVFTGNLETMESIVEENNVKSPAIIVVGEIVRFYEEIKTLKNDCASILSPI